Sequence from the Candidatus Rokuibacteriota bacterium genome:
CTACGAGCGCCGCTACCAGAGCCGTGTCGTCTCCCAGCTCATGCGCCGGGCCCAGGAACTCGGCTACACCCTCACCAAAACCGCGGACGTCTCACCCCCTGCCGGTTCACCCGCGTGATGATGTTACTTGGAAGAGCAGGCTAAGCCATGCGGCGGCTGGCCCTCGTCACGCTGGCGCTCGTCCTCGCGGGCGCCGGCGTGCTGGCGGCATCGCCCGGCGACATGGCGCGCGTGGGCCCGGGAGTGCTCCGTCCGGTCTACGCGCCCGCACCCGGCGTGACGACGGTCGACGTCGCGGCCTTCACGCTGGACCGGCTGCCCGTGACCAACGGGGAGTTCCTGAGCTTCGTCACCGGGCACCCCGGCTGGCGGCGCGACCGCGTGGCCCGCGTGTTCGCCGACGACGGCTACCTGGCGCATTGGGCCGGACCGGTGGAGCTGGGGCCCGACGCCCGTCCCGATCAGCCGGTGACGCGCGTGAGCTGGTTCGCCGCCAAAGCCTACTGCAGTGCCCGGGGCAAGCGGCTGCCGACGGAGGCCGAGTGGGAGCTCGCGGGGGCCGCCGGAGACACGGGCCCGGATGGCGCGGCCGAGCCGGGGTTCCGGGAACGCATCCTGGCCTGGTACGCCAGGCCGGCGACGGCGAAGCTGCCCGCGGTGGGCAGCGGGCAGCCCAACTTCTGGGGGATCCGCGACCTCCACGGACTCGTGTGGGAGTGGGTCCTCGATTACAACAGCACGCTGGTCTCCGGCGACAGCCGGAGCGGCAAGAGCGCCGACCGCCTCCCGTTCTGCGGGACGGGCGCCTTCACCGCCGGGGACAACGAGGACTACGCCAGCTTCATGCGGCTGGCCTTCCGCAGCTCGCTCGAGGCGCGGTACACGACGCGCGCGCTCGGGTTCCGCTGCGCGGGCGACGTCGAGGTCGCTTCACGATGAGGGTCATGGCGATCGCCGCCGTCGCGGGCCTCCTGGCCGCCGGAGTCGCCGCCGCGCCGCCGGCAGCGGCCGAGGATCATCACCACAAGGCGATGGAGGCGGCCCCGCCGCGAGGGGACTCCATCTACGCGCTCTCGGCGTCGCTCGTGGACCAGCGCGGCCGGCCGGTCTGCCTGGACCTCTTCCGCGGCCATCCCGTGCTGATCAGCATGTTCTACGCGACCTGCCCGGACGCATGCCCGCTCCTGATCGCCGATTTGCAGCGGATCGAGCGCGAGCTGCCCCCTCGTATCAAAGCCGATCTCCGGATAGCCCTCGTGAGCCTCGATCCGGAGCGCGACACGCCGGACGCCCTCCGGGCGCTGGCTCGGGCCCGTCACGTGGACGAGTTCCGCTGGCGGCTGCTGCGCGCGCCGGAGGACACGGTCCGCGAGATCGCCGCGCTGCTCGGCATCAAGTACCGCCGGCTGGCCGACGGCAACTTCAACCACTCCTCGGTCATCACGCTGCTCGACCCCGACGGCGTCATCCTTGTGCGCGACGAGGGCATAGGGGGTTCGCACGCGACTCTCCTGCGGAGCCTGCGGGCCGCGCAGTCGGCTCCGAGCCGCTGAGGTCGGCTGCCGCCGCGGGGCGGGCTCGGGCTACGCGAGGAGACCGCGGTTCCGCGGGCTGAGCTTTATGCGCTCGGGCGTCCAGGGAGGATCGAAGGTGATGCGGACGTCCACGCTCAGGACGCCCGGCACGGCCGTGACGGTTTGGCGGATCCAGCCCGGCATCACGTCGTGGACGGGGCAGCCGGGCGCCGTCAGCGTCATGGTGATGGTGACGGCGCCGTTGACGATGTCGATGTCGTAGACCAGCCCGAGCTCGACCACCGACATGCCGAGCTCGGGATCGAGCACGCCGCCGAGCGCCTCGAGCACCTGCTCGCGCGTCGGCGCGTCCGAGGAGCCGGCGATGGCGGGCGCGCGGTCGAAGGCGCTCATGCCGTGCGCGCGCCTGCCGCGGCGGCGGGCCGCCGTCCGCACGGCGCCATGTGGTGAAGGACGCGCGCGACCGCGGCGGCGAAGCAGACCGCGCCTGCGGCGAGTATCACGCCCGCAGCGCCGATGAGGCGCGCGTGGCCGGTGGCGAGCGCCGCGGCCAGGGCCGTGACTCCACCGGTGAGGAGCGCGTACGCGAGCCCTTCGGCCGCGGGCCAGCCCAGCTGCGCCAGCGTCGGCACGGGGGCGCGGCCGGCAAGGGGGCTGTAGATCCGGTACCAGACGAGGAACGGGATGATCTTCAGCATCATCCCCACGATGGTGAGCGAGACCCAGCCTCCCAGCGCGAGGACCGCATAGGCCAGCGCGGCGCGCGGTCCCGAGAGGAGGTCGAAGGCCAACCCGAGCCCCACGGCCCCGGCCGCGATCAGGAACACCGAGCCCGTCAGCACGAAGCGGAGGCCCCAATCGAGCGCGGGGCGCTTGCGGTCACGGGCCATGCGAGACACCCACGTGAGATGCGCCGCCGCGGCGGCGGCGATCGCGATCGCGCTGGGCGCGACGAGCGCGGGGGCACCGAGCAGGCCCGTGACGACCGCGGGCACGCCGAGTGCCAGTCCCCAGAACTGGACCCGCTCGGGCCAGCCGCTGGGCTCGGGCGCCAGCAGGAACATCGGGTAGACCCGCGCCGCGACACCGATGAGCATGGGCGCTACCCAGCCCAGGAGCGCCAAGTGGAAATGGGCGTGGAGCGTCGGGAAGAACCCGCCCGGGAGGAACTTCCAGATCCTGTCCGCGCCCAGGACGAGCCCGAAGACAACAGTCAACCCGAGTCCCGTGAAGGCCATGGCGATGAAACGCGCCGTGAAGGTCCAACGCTCGACGCTGGAGAGCGTCAGCGCCACGTTGACGAGATGCATCGCCACGCCCGCGCCCACCATCGCGGCGGTCATGAGGAGCCCGGGCCACCGGCCGATGTAGAAGTGCGCCACCATGCCCGCGATGCCGACCGCCAGGATCCAGAACTGCCAGCGGGCGAGCCGCTGGCTCCACACGGGACGCTCGAGCACGATGGGGATGAGCTGGTACGAGGCGCCCATGATGCTGAGCGTGATCCACCCCAGCGTCACCGTGTGGGCCAGCGCGGTTAGGCGCGGGTGGTAGTAGTGCCCCGCGAGCTCCGGGGCGAGCGCCGGCACGGCCGCGCAGGCCAGGACGAAGGCCGCGACGGCGGTCACGAGATAGGACAGGGGTAGTGTCGGCGACGGCGCCTTGGCCGTGCTGGGCCCAGCCCCCGTCACGGCGGTGCTGCTCCCGGGCAGCGGACCACGATGCGCACGAGGCCGGGCTCGACCTCCTCCGTGTCGTGCAGGAAACCGCGTTCGTCGAGCTGCGGGTAGAGGAGCATGGGCCGCCGCTCGTGGAGCACGACGAGGCGCTGCCCGGGCGCGAGCGTGTCGAGCCGCTCGAGGATCTGGACCATGGGCTCCGGAGGCTCGAGCCCGCGCACGTCGAGAACGGCCATGTCACCCTCGGCGGACGCGGCGGCGCGCGCGCCCGCGACCGCCTCCGCCGGCGCGGAGGGCTCGCGGTAGAACCAGACGGTCCAGTCGTCCGGCGCGCTCTGCTCGCTCCAGCTGGCGAAGCCGCGCTTGCCGAGCGCGGCAAGGAGCGGCACGGGCTCGAAGGGCGCGCGCAGGACGAGCGCCTGCTCCGGAGTCAGCGCCTTGACGGTCGCCATGATCCTGGCGAACGGCTCCTGGCCGCGGCGGATGTCCTCCCGAACGTCGAGGTGGACCTCGTTCGCCGCGGTCACCCGGCGGAGCGCCTGCGGGCGGTCTGCCACGACCTTACGCCTTCACGGCCGCGGGGCGGTTGAGCGCGTCCAGCAGCGCGTCGAGCGCGACGCCCGCCGAGGCGGCGGCCTCGCGCAGTGTCAGGTGCGCTCCACAGCAGTGGTTGATCCCCATCTCCTTCATGATGTCGAGGGCCCCAGCGTAGTGGTGGGCGACGTCACCTACTGTGAGATCGGCGGTGATGGGCGCGCCCGTGGCTTGAGCCGTCGCGGGCGAATTGGATTGGCAGCCGCATTCGTGAGCCATGGTGTTCTTCCTCCTTGCTGGGAAGGTTACGCCACGGCGCTGGAGGCGCCTATGACGGCGGTCATAGGTGGTGAAGCAATGGACAAGCGGCGGGGATCAGTGCTGGGCTGCGGCGGGGGGCATGCGGACGCGGCGCCACATGTTGACGACGAAGAGCAGCGCGCCGCCGAGCTGGCCGAGACTGCCGGCGGCGATCGCGAGCCGGAGCGCGGGGGCGGGCGAGAGCCCCGCCCACAGCTCGGCTGCGGCGCGCACCGCGGTGGAGACGGCCATCATCCAGTAGACGGCTTCCGCCAGCTCCGGCCGGTAGCGCGTGTCGTCCTTGGCCGGTCTCGGGAACATCCACGTCGCCACGCCCATGACCATCATCAGCATGAAGCCCACGAGAAGCAGGTGGACGTGCGCGGTGATGAAGAGCCTCGGCGGGTAGCGGCCCGCCAGGAACTCGGCGGCGACGATCCAGCCGCCCAGGAGGAGCCCGGCCAGGAGGAAGACGAAGCTCGTCTTGATGTAGCGGCGTACCAGCGGCGTCACGGCGCCTCAGTCCTCGGGCTCGCCCGCCGCGATTTCGGCGAGCGCCGTCGTGTCGGTGATCACCAGGCGGCCGCCCTCGTCGATGACGAGCCCCGTCTTGAGCCAGCGGCTCACCACGCGGATGGCGGTCTCTACCGTCGTGCCCGTCATGTCGGCGAGGCTCTGCCGCGTGAGATGGAAGGGCAGGGCCAGCCCCGCCTTGGTGCGCGCGCCGTCGCGCTCGGCCAGCCGGAGGAGCGTCGCGGCCAGCCGCGCCTCGACCGGGTCCACGGACAGCGACTTGACCGAGTCGTGAGCTTCGCGAAGCCTCCGCCCGATCATGAGCGCCATCTCCTTGATCACGACCGGGTGTCGCTCGCTCGCGGCGATCAGTGCGTCGGCCGGGATCTTGAGCACGGTGGTGGGCTCGAGGGCCTGGGCGGCGGCGGGATACGGGCGCTTCTCGATGACAGCGACGCCGCCGAAGATCTCTCCGCGGCCCAAGAGCTCGAGCACGACGTCCTTGCCCGTGCTCGAGTGCCTCACGATCTTCACGCGCCCCGACGTGACCACGCAGAGCCAGCGCGCCGGGTCGCCCTCCATGAAGACGTACTCGCGCGTCCGGTATGTGTCCTCGCGGGCCGCTCCGGCCAGGGCCTCGATCTCCTTGGCGGGCAGCCCGGCGAAAACGGGGTTGGACTTGAGCGCCGTCACCCGCTCGCCCGTGGGCATGGCGAGACGATAACACGGTGCGCCGCGCCCCATCCGTGGCGCCGCTGCCCCATCCGCGCGCGGGGGCGGAACGCTAACGGCGCGAAATCATGGCTCGGGTCCGTGGCACCCACGTTGCACTGCTCATGGCCGGCAGTGATCACTCCGTCCAGGGAGGCAGCCATGCATGTCAGCGAGTTGATGAGCCGAAACGTAGTGACGATCAGGGCCGACGATTCCTGCCTCGAGGCGGTGGCGCGGATGCACGGCGCGCGCGTCCGGCACCTGCCCGTCGTGGGTGCCGAAGGCGGCCTTATCGGGGTGGTGACCGACCGCGACCTGCGCCACCATCTCTTCGCCCCGCGCGTGCTGAAGGATGTGGGCACGATCGCCGTCGACATCATCCTCAAGGCGGTGCCGGTGAAGGACGTCATGTCCTCGCCCGTCATGAGCGTGCCCGCCAAGGCCGACGTCGTCGAAGCGGCGCGCATCATGCTGGAGGACAAGGTCGGCTCCCTCCCGGTGGTTGAAGGCGGGAAGGTCGTCGGCATCGTCACCGAAACGGACGTGCTGCGGCAAATCTGCAAGGTCGACGCCGCGTGCTCCAAGGACGTCGCCGAGATCGTCGTTTCCTACCCGTGACGGGCGGCCGGCTCGCCCGCGCGGCGCTCGAAGAGCAGGGTGACCACGCCGGCCTCGAGGTGCCGCTCCCGGATCTCGGTGAAGCGCGTGAGCAGGCCGAGCATGCGCGTGTTGTCGGCGAGCACGTAGGCGCAGAAGCGGTGGATGCCCCGCGCCTCGGCGGCCTCGAGCAGGTGACGCAGGAGGATCGCGCCAAGGCCCTGGCCCTGCAAGCCGTCCTGGACCACGAAGGCGACCTCGACCGTGTCGAGGTTCTCCGTGGGCTCGTAGCGGCCCACGCCGACCAGCTCCGGGGCGCCGGCCGGCCCGCGCTCCGCCACGAGCGCCAGCCGGCGCCGGTAGTCCACGGTGGCGAAGAGGCGCGCCCAGTCAGGCGGCAGGCGCTTCATGACGGTGAAGAAGCGCTGGTAGGCGCTGTGGCGGCTCAGCCGGTCGTAGAAGTCGATGAGGCGCGGCGCGTCTTCGGGACGTATGGGGCGGAGATGAAGCTCCGTCCCATCCTTCAGTGTGACGTCACGCTCCAGCTCCCGCGGATAGTCCGATTCCCCCACAATGCATGATTCTAGCCCAGGGCTCACCGCCACGAGCGCAGTCCCTTGGCACGCACTCGACGCCACCGAGGTGGCGGCCTTACTGGCCGCTGATCCCGGAGTCGGCCTGTCCCAGGACGAAGCCCGGGCGAGGCTCGTGCGGGTGGGGCCGAACCGCGTCGGCGAGCACCGCGAGAGGCCGATCTGGCGGCTCGTCCTTGATCAGTTCGCGAGCCTCGTCGTCCTGCTGCTGCTCGGCGCCGCGGCCGTCGCCTGGAGCCTCGGCGAAGGTCTCGAGGCCGTGGCGATCCTGGCTGCGCTCGTCCTCAACGCCGCGATCGGCGCAGGCTCCGAGTGGCGGGCGCGGCGCTCTCTCGCCGGGCTCCGCGCCCTGGCCGTGCCCCGGGCCTTGGCGTGGCGAGACGGACATCCGCTCTCCGTCCCGACTGCCGAGCTTGTGCCCGGCGACCTCATCGTGCTCGAAGCGGGAGCCCAGGTTCCCGCGGATGCCAGGCTTGTCAGCGCCGCCGCGCTGCGGATGAGCGAGGCCGCACTCACCGGAGAGAGCCTCCCGGTGGGCAAGAACGCGCAGGCCCGTCTTGCATCCGCCACGCCGCTGCCCGAGCGATGCACCATGGTCTATCTCGGCACCGGCGTCCTCGCCGGCGCCGGCAGGGCCATGGTGACGGCGACGGGCCTCGCCACCGAGCTCGGCAGGATCGGTCAGATGGTCGCCCTCGCGGGCGAGCGCGCGACGCCGCTCGAGGCGCAGGTGGAAGCTCTCGGGCGGCGCCTCGTCGTGCTGGCGATCGGCATCTGCGCGGTGGTCGGCGTCGCCGGCATCCTTCACGGCGAGTCGATCGGGCTCATGCTCGAGACCGCCATCAGCCTTGCCATCGCTGCCATCCCCGAAGGGCTGCCTGCGATCACCACGGTGGCGCTGGCCGCCGGACTCTGGCGGCTCGCGCGCGCCGGCGCCCTCGTCCGGCGGCTGCCTGCCGTTGAGACCCTTGGATCCACGACGGTGATCTGCGCCGACAAGACCGGCACCATGACCGAAAATCAGATGACCGTGACGCGCCTCGTGCTCGGCGGGCGCTCGCTCGCCGTTTCGGGCGGCGGCCGCTCCGCCGCCGGCGCCATCACCGAGGACGGCGCGCGCGTGGACGCCCCGGCTGATCCTCAGGTCCGACTGCTGCTCACCGCCGGGGTGTTGGTCAACGACGCGCACGCCGCGCCTGGGGATGACGGGCTCGCGCTCGGCGGCGATCCGACCGAGGCCGCGCTGCTGGTGGCGGCGCTCAAGGCTGGGCTCGATCCCGCGGCGCTTCGGCTGGCCTGGCCGCGCCGCCGGGAGATTCCGTTTGACCCCGGCGCGCGGCTCATGACGACATTCCACGAGGGCCCCGAGGGGCGGCGCGTCCTCTTCGTCAAGGGTGGGCCGGGCGCGGTGCTGGATCTTTGCACGCGCCGCGAGAGCGCGGCGGGCCCGGTGCCGATCACGGATGTCGAGCGCGGACGCATCCGGGCGGACAACGACGCGCTCGCGGCCGACGCCCTGCGAGTGCTCGCTGTGGCGTGGCGTCCGGAAGGCTGGCCGGCCGAGGGTCTTCCCGTCGACCTCGTCTTCCTCGGGCTCGTCGGGCTCGCCGATCCCATCCGTCCCGGAGTCGAGGAGGCCATCGGGCGCTGTGCCCGTGCCGGCATTCGTACGGTCATGCTGACAGGCGACCAGCGTGCCACGGCAGAGGCCGTCGGTCGCCGGCTCGGACTGCCGCCGGAAGCGATCCAGAGCCGCGTCACGCCCGAGGGCAAGATGAGGCTCGTCGAGGAGCTGCAGGGCCGGGGCGAGGTGGTGGCGATGACGGGCGACGGTGTCAACGACGCGCCCGCGCTCGCACGCGCGGACATCGGCGTCGCGATGGGCCGCGCCGGGACGGATGTGGCGCGCGAATCCGCCGACCTCGTGCTGACCGACGACAACTTCGCCACGATCGTGCGGGCCGTGGAGGAGGGGCGCGTCATCTACGCCAACCTCCGGAAGACCATCCACTTCCTGTTCTCCTGCAACCTCTCCGAGATCCTCACCATTTTCGTGGCGATTCTCCTGGGCTACCCGACACCGCTCCTTCCCCTGCAGATCCTCTGGATCAACCTGGTCACGGACACCCTGCCGGCGCTCGCCCTCGTGCGCGACCCGGCCGAGCCCGATATGATGACGCGCGCTCCCCGCGATCCCGCCGAGGCGCTCGTGACGTGGAACTTCGGGCTTCGGATTCTGATCGAGGGGGCGCTGCTGGCGGCCGGTGTCCTCAGCGCCTATCTCTGGGCCGCGTGGCAGGACGGTCCAGGGCCCCGTGCGAGCACCATGGCCTTCGTCGCCATCGTGCTCATCCACCCCTTCCAGGCGATGCACTGCCGCTCTCCTCGGACGCCCTGGTGGCGGCTTCCGGTCAACCCGCTGAGCTGGATGTCGCTGATCGTCCTTGTCGCGCTCCAGTGGGCCGCCGTCGGGTACCTGCCGATGAATCGGCTGCTGAGCACCGAGCCTCTGGCCCTGAGCGACTGGGCTGTCGTGTCCGCCGCCATCCTCTGGCCCGTCGCTCTGGTGGAAGCCGCCAAGGCCTGGGGTTGGTTGGTACCACTGGGGCACGCCCGCCCCAAGCGGAATGGCCCGGAGCCGGGCGGGCGCGACGAAACCCTCCGAAATCCTTGACCGCGGGCCTTGGCATGTCCGTTGCTCCTTTGGAGAGAGGGAAGGCTCCCCCTGAGAGGACAAACCATGGTTATCGACATCCACGGAGTGGAGAAGGACAGGGCGCTGCGCGCCCGGGCGGCCAAGGTGGTCGGCGCGGCGCTTGAGCCCATCAAGCTGGCGCCCATCCGGGCGAATGTCACGTTCTTCGACGACAACGGTCCCAAGGGCGGGCTGGGCATGCGCTGCGCGATGGACGTGCGGCTGCCCTATCGCCCGGCGATCCGTGTCGAGCAGGTGGCCGAAACGACGCGGCTCGCCTTTGACGGCGCCTTCGCCGCGCTCGAGCGCCAGTTGGAGCGTTATCGCGAGCGGGCTCGCGACAGCCAGCGGCATCCGAAGAAGTACTTCGTCGCCAAGCGTCTGCTGGCGGGCGGCCTTCAAACGCCGGCCCGGTCCAGGCGCGTCAGGCGACGGAAGGAGGTCTAGGGCCATGAAGCGCATCGTCGTCCCGCTGGATGCATCCCCGGTCGCCGAATCAGTGCTGCCCGTGGTGGCTGATCTCGCCCGCGCCGGAGGCGGCTCTATCCGGCTGCTGCGCGTGGAGCCGGTGCCCGACAACCGCGTCGGTTTCGATCGGCGCGTTGTCGCCTACGCCGACCAGGAGATGGCGCGGCTCGAGGCGGAGGGGCTCGACTATCTCAAGACGGTCGCGGCGCGGCTGGGCGGTATCTCCATCGAGTCGTGCGTCCGGTTCGGCGACCCGCTGACCGAGATCCTGAAGGAGGCGGCCGCTTTCGACGCCGACCTGATCGCGGTGACCACGGCCTGCAGGAGCGGTCTCGGTCGGACCGTGCTCGGCAGCGTGGCCGAACGCGTCTTCCGCAAGGCCGAGACGCCCGTGCTCCTCTACCGGCCCAGCCGGGCCGACCTCGCCTGACGCCATGGGAGCCCCTGCGATGGACCTGCGCACGCGTATGGCTGAGCTGGCCAAGATCGGCAAGGCGGACACTCCGGTAGTCAGCGTCTATCTGGACACCCGCTGGAGCGACGAGCACCAGCGGGACCGCGTCCGCATCTTCCTCAAGAACGAGATCGCCAAGGCGCGGGAGGCCCGCGGCCGCCGCGCCGCCCCGGCCGATCTCGACTGGATCCAGTCCGCGGGCGACGAGCTGGTCTCCCAGGCGGCCGTCCCCGACACGCGCGGCGTGGCGCTCTTCGCCTGCGCGTCCGTCGGGCTGCGCGAGCTGCTGCGCTTCCGCGTGCCGTTCGCCAACGCCTTCACCGTGGACGACACGCCGTTCCTGGCGCCGCTGGCCGAGGCCGTCCAGCAGACGCTCTCCACGCTCGTCGCTTTCGTGGACACCGAGAGCGCCCGCCTGATGCACGTGACCCGCGAGGGTCTCGGCGAGGAGGTCGCTCTGGCGACCGACATGCCGGGGCACCACAGCCGGGGCGACGAGTGGGTGCAGTTTGCGAAGTCGCGCTACGAGCGGCATATCCGCGAGCACCGCGGTCGTCACTTCGCCGCGGTGGCCGAGAGCCTCGGCCAGCTCATCGACGCGCACGGTGTGGAGCGCATCGTGCTGGCCGGGGAGCCCAAGAACGTCTCTGCGCTCCGCCGCGAGCTGCCGCCGCGGATCGGCGCCCATATCGTCGGCGACGTCTCGGCGGCCCGGCACGAACCCTCGGCCGTCATCGTGGGCCGCGCCGTCGAGCTGGTCGCGTCCCTCGACGCCTCCAGCGATGTCCCGACCGTGGACGCCGTCCTGACCGAGGCGGCCAAGAGCCGACAGGCGGTGGCCGGGGTGGAGGAGACGGTCGAGGCGGTCAACAGGGGAGCGGTCCGTTGGCTGTACGTGCTCCGCGGCGTGCGCGCTCCGGCGAGCGCCTGCCCCGGGTGCGGCGCGCTGTTTCCCGGCGTGGCCGAGGACTGTCGGGTCTGCGGCAAGGCGCTTCAGGCGGTGGAGCTGGGCGAGACCCTCGTCCACCGCGTGCTCGCGGCGGGCGGTACGGTGGACACCGTCGAGGCGCACCAGGGCCTGGCGGCGGTAGGCGGCGTGGCGGCTCTGCTCCGCTACCCGCTCTGAGACAGCCGTGCGAGTGGCAGGCGCGTCATGATGGCCCACCGGCTGGCGCCCGAAGAGCTGCGGGTCGTCTGCGACCCTGCGACGCTGCCGTTCGTCTCCACGGCCGAGCTGCCGCCGCTCGACGGCATGATCGGCCAGGATCGCGCGGTGAGCGCCACGACCTTCGGCGTCGGCATGCGCGAGGTGGGCTACAACCTTTTCGTCCTCGGGCCCTCGCGCACCGGCAAGACCTCGGCGATGAAGCGGGTCCTGGCCCGCGCGGCCGAGCCCGAACCGGTGCCGCCCGACTACTGCTACGTGCACAATTTCGAAGATCCCTACCGGCCGGTGGCGCTCGAGCTGCCGGCTGGGCGGGGGCGCGCGCTGCGCCAGGCCACGGAGCGGCTGACCGGGGAGTGCAGGACGCGCGTCCCGCGGGCCTTCGAGGGGGAGGAGTTCGAGCGGCGGAAATCGGAGGTCCTGGAGCAGCTCACCCGGGGCCAGCACGAGGAAATCCGGCGCCTCGAGGAGGCCGCGCGCGCCGAGAAGTTCGCCGTGCTCCGCACGCCGGCGGGGCTGGCGATCGCGCCCGCCCCCCAGGGCGAGCCGCTGACCTCGGAGGAGTTCGCGGCCCTCCCCGATGCGGCAAAGGAGCAGATCGGCGCGCAGGGCAGCGCGCTCCAGGACCGCGTGGACGCGACGGTCCGGGAGCTGCGTCGGCTCGAGCGCGAGGCGCGGGAGGCGCAGGAGAAGCTCGTCGGCGAGGTCGCAGCGGCGGCCATCCGGCCGCTCATCCAGGAGCTGCGCGAGGAGTTCACCGGGCTGCCGGGCGTCGAGCGCTACCTGGGACACGTGGAGGCCGACCTGATGGCCCACGCCGAGGAGTTCCGAGCGCTCGAGTCGGGCAAGCCGGCTTTCCCGCTGTTCGTTTCCCCGGGGGCCTTTCTCGAGCGCTACCAGGTCAACGTGCTCGTGGACCGGAGCGGCGCCCGCGGGGCGCCTGTCGTCTTCGAGCAGGTTCCGACCCACCGAAACCTCTTCGGCCGGGTCGAGCACCGCGCGCAGTTCGGCGCGCTCGTCACCGACTTCACGCTCATAAAGCCGGGCGCCCTCCACCAGGCCAACGGCGGCTACCTGATCCTCGCGGCCGTGGACGTGCTGCGGGCCGTCCTCGCGTGGGACGCGCTCAAGAAGGCGGTCAAGAGCCGCTCGATCCGGATCGAGGAGCCGCTGGACGAGTGGCGGCTGGCGAGCGCGCAGAGCCTGGCACCGGAACCCATCCCCCTGTCGGTCAAGGTGGTGCTGATCGGCAGCCCTTTCATCTACTACCTCCTCTATGCCCTCGATGAGGACTTCCGCGAGCTGTTCAAGGTCAAGGTCGACTTCGACGACTCGCTCCCGCGCACGCCCGAGTTCGAGATCTTCTACGCGCGCTTCGTGGGCAGCGCATGCCGGGACGAGGAACTGCCGGCCTTCGGCCCGGGGGCGGTCGCCAAGCTCATCGAGCACTGCTCACGGCTGGTGGCCGACCAGGCCCGGCTCACCTCCCGCCTCGGCGAGGTCCTCGACCTGATCAGGGAGTCGGCGTTCTGGGCAAGGCGGCGAGACCGCGGCGTCGTCGGCGCTGAGGACGTGCGGCACGCCATCGAGCAGAAGACCTATCGCTCGAGCCTCATCGACGAGCGGGTGCGGCGGCTGATCGGCGAGGGAACCCTGCTCATCGCCACTGACGGCCGGACGACGGGACAGGTCAACGGCATCGCCGTGCTCGACCTGGCCGATCACGCCTTCGGCCGACCGTGCCGGATCACCGCGCGCACCTTCTCGGCCGAGCCGGGCGTCGTGGACATCGAGCGGGAGGCCAAGCTTGGCGGGCCGGTCCATTCGAAGGGCGTGATGATTCTCTCGGGCTTCCTCGCGGGGCGCTATGCGCGCGAGCGGCCGCTGGCGCTGTCGGCCTCTTTGGCTTTCGAGCAGTCGTACGAGGAGGTCGAGGGCGACAGCGCCTCGTCGGCAGAGCTCTACGCACTCCTGTCGAGCCTGGCCGGCATCCCGCTCAGCCAGAGCCTCGCGGTAACAGGATCGGTGAACCAGCACGGCGAGGTCCAGCCGGTGGGCGGGATCAACGAGAAGATCGAGGGCTTCTTCGACGTGTGTGCCGCTCGCGGGCTCACGGGGCAGCAAGGGGTGATCATCCCCGCGGCCAACGTGCGCCACCTCATGCTGCGCGAGGACGTGGTCGAGGCGGTGCGGGCGGAGCGCTTCGGCGTCCACGCGGTCTCGACGGTGGACGAGGGCCTGGCGCTCCTGTCGGGCATCGAGACCGGCGTGCGCGGGCTCGACGGGCGCTATCCGGAGGGCAGCTTCAACGCGGCCGTGGAGGACACGTTGGCCGCGAACATCGAGCGTCTCAAGGAGATGCGAGCGGACGGCAAACGGCGTCTGATCCTGCAGCCGTCCGAGGAGGAGGGACAGACATGGCGACCTACGTGATGCTGACGCGACTCACCCCCGAGGCGGTCAAGGTGCCCGGCGACCTCAAGAAGCTCGAG
This genomic interval carries:
- a CDS encoding HAD-IC family P-type ATPase, with translation MHDSSPGLTATSAVPWHALDATEVAALLAADPGVGLSQDEARARLVRVGPNRVGEHRERPIWRLVLDQFASLVVLLLLGAAAVAWSLGEGLEAVAILAALVLNAAIGAGSEWRARRSLAGLRALAVPRALAWRDGHPLSVPTAELVPGDLIVLEAGAQVPADARLVSAAALRMSEAALTGESLPVGKNAQARLASATPLPERCTMVYLGTGVLAGAGRAMVTATGLATELGRIGQMVALAGERATPLEAQVEALGRRLVVLAIGICAVVGVAGILHGESIGLMLETAISLAIAAIPEGLPAITTVALAAGLWRLARAGALVRRLPAVETLGSTTVICADKTGTMTENQMTVTRLVLGGRSLAVSGGGRSAAGAITEDGARVDAPADPQVRLLLTAGVLVNDAHAAPGDDGLALGGDPTEAALLVAALKAGLDPAALRLAWPRRREIPFDPGARLMTTFHEGPEGRRVLFVKGGPGAVLDLCTRRESAAGPVPITDVERGRIRADNDALAADALRVLAVAWRPEGWPAEGLPVDLVFLGLVGLADPIRPGVEEAIGRCARAGIRTVMLTGDQRATAEAVGRRLGLPPEAIQSRVTPEGKMRLVEELQGRGEVVAMTGDGVNDAPALARADIGVAMGRAGTDVARESADLVLTDDNFATIVRAVEEGRVIYANLRKTIHFLFSCNLSEILTIFVAILLGYPTPLLPLQILWINLVTDTLPALALVRDPAEPDMMTRAPRDPAEALVTWNFGLRILIEGALLAAGVLSAYLWAAWQDGPGPRASTMAFVAIVLIHPFQAMHCRSPRTPWWRLPVNPLSWMSLIVLVALQWAAVGYLPMNRLLSTEPLALSDWAVVSAAILWPVALVEAAKAWGWLVPLGHARPKRNGPEPGGRDETLRNP
- a CDS encoding universal stress protein, with the protein product MKRIVVPLDASPVAESVLPVVADLARAGGGSIRLLRVEPVPDNRVGFDRRVVAYADQEMARLEAEGLDYLKTVAARLGGISIESCVRFGDPLTEILKEAAAFDADLIAVTTACRSGLGRTVLGSVAERVFRKAETPVLLYRPSRADLA
- a CDS encoding GNAT family N-acetyltransferase; this encodes MGESDYPRELERDVTLKDGTELHLRPIRPEDAPRLIDFYDRLSRHSAYQRFFTVMKRLPPDWARLFATVDYRRRLALVAERGPAGAPELVGVGRYEPTENLDTVEVAFVVQDGLQGQGLGAILLRHLLEAAEARGIHRFCAYVLADNTRMLGLLTRFTEIRERHLEAGVVTLLFERRAGEPAARHG
- a CDS encoding HPF/RaiA family ribosome-associated protein — translated: MVIDIHGVEKDRALRARAAKVVGAALEPIKLAPIRANVTFFDDNGPKGGLGMRCAMDVRLPYRPAIRVEQVAETTRLAFDGAFAALERQLERYRERARDSQRHPKKYFVAKRLLAGGLQTPARSRRVRRRKEV